One genomic segment of Salinibacter grassmerensis includes these proteins:
- the thiD gene encoding bifunctional hydroxymethylpyrimidine kinase/phosphomethylpyrimidine kinase gives MRFHPIVVGASYPSITRGLSADLLAAQALSGTAYPVCTSHVVAGDGVVTDVLDVPTDTVSAQLEHLFETRNPTSAKVGIIGATPTVDRVFDHLHSLEGPVVYDLTVSGPSGEDVVEQEGLEAIVERLSEPDLVTIRRTDAALVAGMEIPSLDDAQVAAQRIAQQGAEHVLIRCGKLPTHFYEQEGSAPDYALDLFFDGDDFALFEAPYLDNLESHHGASSGLLLPFLHNLQAGMELEPALQKAKGRVSEALRARQQDEGDNPDATFFKTLEEEPTMAEVQD, from the coding sequence ATGCGCTTCCACCCAATTGTCGTTGGGGCTTCGTACCCCAGTATTACTCGTGGCCTGAGCGCCGATCTCCTTGCCGCGCAGGCACTTTCTGGTACCGCGTATCCGGTTTGCACCTCACATGTCGTCGCCGGGGACGGCGTAGTTACTGACGTGCTCGACGTCCCGACGGACACAGTGTCCGCACAGCTGGAGCACCTATTCGAAACCCGAAATCCGACCAGTGCCAAGGTAGGCATTATCGGCGCCACTCCAACAGTAGACCGGGTCTTCGACCATCTTCATTCTCTAGAGGGACCGGTCGTCTACGACCTCACGGTGAGCGGTCCCAGTGGCGAGGACGTCGTAGAACAGGAAGGACTAGAGGCGATCGTCGAACGCCTCAGTGAACCAGACTTGGTGACGATCCGGCGTACAGATGCCGCCCTGGTTGCCGGCATGGAAATTCCCAGTCTAGATGATGCTCAGGTAGCTGCCCAGCGAATCGCCCAGCAAGGAGCCGAACACGTTCTGATTCGTTGTGGAAAGCTTCCTACGCACTTCTACGAACAGGAAGGGTCTGCCCCAGACTACGCGCTAGACCTATTCTTCGACGGGGACGACTTTGCCCTCTTTGAGGCCCCATATCTTGACAACCTTGAGTCTCACCACGGAGCATCAAGCGGGCTTTTGCTACCGTTTCTCCACAACCTCCAGGCCGGCATGGAGTTAGAACCAGCGTTGCAGAAGGCCAAGGGCCGCGTCTCCGAAGCCCTCCGGGCTCGCCAGCAGGACGAAGGGGACAACCCAGACGCCACCTTTTTTAAGACCCTAGAAGAGGAACCAACGATGGCTGAGGTACAAGACTAA
- a CDS encoding phosphoribosylaminoimidazolesuccinocarboxamide synthase, with amino-acid sequence MDDQLIEDQLDHTIERTDFDDLGETYHGKVRDNYQQGDRRILVTTDRISAFDHILPQTIPFKGQILNQTAAYFFEATKDLVPNHVLSVPDPNVTVAKECTPIPIEFVVRGYLAGHAWREYDRGTRTLCGQSLPDGLRESERLPEPILTPTTKAEEGHDQDVTREEALSDTGLDPATYDQLAEWALALYRRGHEMATEQGLLLVDTKYEFGRTPDGDLALIDEVHTPDSSRYYYADGYEDRLAEGRPQRQLSKEFVREWLMDHEFQGRADDEMPTLPDAFRAKVTRRYVELFEKVTGQTFEPDTHSAPKDRIHSALGDYVVQGSH; translated from the coding sequence ATGGACGACCAACTCATCGAAGACCAGTTAGACCATACGATCGAACGGACCGATTTTGACGACCTCGGAGAGACCTACCACGGAAAGGTCCGCGACAACTACCAGCAGGGGGATCGGCGCATTCTGGTCACGACCGACCGGATCTCTGCCTTTGATCACATCCTCCCTCAGACCATTCCATTCAAGGGGCAAATCTTGAATCAGACGGCTGCCTACTTTTTCGAGGCCACGAAGGACCTTGTCCCCAACCACGTCCTCTCCGTTCCGGACCCCAACGTAACTGTCGCGAAAGAGTGCACTCCCATCCCCATCGAGTTTGTTGTTCGGGGGTACCTGGCCGGACACGCCTGGCGAGAATACGACCGGGGTACGCGGACCCTTTGCGGGCAGAGCTTGCCGGATGGACTGCGCGAGAGCGAGCGGCTGCCCGAACCAATCCTTACCCCCACTACCAAGGCCGAGGAGGGCCATGACCAGGACGTGACCCGAGAAGAGGCGCTCTCGGACACCGGCCTTGATCCGGCAACCTACGACCAGCTCGCAGAGTGGGCCCTTGCGTTGTACCGACGCGGACACGAGATGGCCACGGAGCAGGGCCTCCTTCTTGTCGACACGAAGTACGAGTTCGGACGCACGCCCGACGGAGATCTCGCGCTAATCGATGAAGTGCACACGCCCGACTCCTCCCGGTACTACTACGCAGATGGCTACGAGGACCGGCTCGCTGAAGGCCGTCCGCAGAGACAACTCTCAAAGGAATTCGTCCGGGAATGGCTCATGGATCATGAGTTCCAGGGCCGGGCCGACGACGAGATGCCCACCCTCCCGGATGCATTCCGGGCAAAGGTGACAAGGCGCTACGTGGAACTGTTTGAGAAGGTCACGGGCCAGACCTTCGAGCCAGACACCCATTCCGCCCCCAAAGACCGCATTCATTCGGCTCTTGGGGATTACGTCGTTCAAGGGTCACACTAA
- a CDS encoding ABC transporter permease: MPVRFERFMSLRYLWGAEGREEGRSFLRFIIYVAVGGVTLGVAALLLALAIVRGFSEEIEEKIVGFGAHIQVSSYVQDEPLDQGESLRSQLRQMKGISAVSPVVEQPVLLRRSEDAIDGVVLLGMDRLPSYLERRVEVGDFDVDAEGGDEPGLVVGREMATRLGLSVGDRVTAFSLQQGESGMSMREQRPRVKQFRIRGIYDTSLQDIDDVYVFSNTSVARRLGNVTAPSVSRFNVTVTDPSRIDSLAAQIENRFGFPVSARTIYQQYAGLFAWVDLQQSIIPLVIGVIVIVAAFNIVGTLLMLILEKTREIGILKGLGTSGRTLKRLFLVLGLLIGTVGTSLGTVLALTFALLQQHFGLISLPAEAYYMTTAPIGLNPLDFLVVAVVTIFLCGAAAYIPARVAARVEPVKAIRFE, encoded by the coding sequence GTGCCCGTTCGCTTTGAGCGCTTTATGTCCCTCCGGTACCTCTGGGGGGCTGAGGGACGAGAAGAGGGGCGGAGCTTTCTGCGATTTATTATTTATGTGGCTGTCGGGGGGGTCACGCTGGGGGTGGCCGCGCTCCTCCTTGCCCTCGCAATCGTTCGTGGGTTCAGCGAAGAGATTGAAGAGAAAATCGTGGGGTTCGGAGCGCACATTCAGGTATCCAGCTACGTCCAGGACGAGCCGCTGGACCAAGGTGAGTCGCTTCGGAGCCAGCTTCGTCAGATGAAGGGCATCTCTGCGGTCTCTCCGGTGGTTGAACAGCCGGTGCTGCTCCGCCGCTCGGAGGATGCAATCGATGGGGTGGTGCTACTGGGAATGGACCGGCTTCCCTCGTACCTGGAGCGACGGGTTGAGGTCGGGGATTTTGACGTTGACGCCGAGGGGGGAGACGAGCCAGGCCTCGTCGTGGGACGGGAGATGGCCACCCGACTCGGCCTATCGGTTGGGGACCGTGTAACCGCGTTTTCCCTGCAGCAGGGGGAGAGTGGTATGTCAATGAGGGAACAGCGCCCCCGCGTCAAGCAGTTTCGGATCCGCGGCATTTACGACACGTCGCTGCAAGACATCGACGATGTATATGTCTTCAGCAATACCTCTGTCGCCCGGCGCCTGGGAAACGTGACCGCTCCGTCCGTCAGCCGGTTTAACGTTACAGTGACCGACCCATCCCGCATTGATTCGCTGGCGGCGCAGATTGAGAACCGGTTCGGCTTTCCGGTGTCCGCTCGCACTATTTATCAGCAATACGCAGGGCTCTTCGCCTGGGTTGACCTGCAACAGAGCATCATCCCGCTTGTGATTGGGGTCATTGTCATCGTTGCCGCCTTCAACATCGTTGGGACGCTCTTGATGCTGATCCTCGAAAAAACCCGTGAGATTGGCATTCTCAAAGGCCTAGGCACCTCGGGCCGCACGCTGAAGCGACTCTTCCTTGTTTTGGGCCTCTTAATTGGCACCGTCGGGACGAGTCTCGGAACGGTCCTGGCGCTCACCTTCGCGCTTCTGCAACAGCACTTCGGATTGATCTCGCTCCCCGCCGAGGCATACTACATGACTACAGCGCCGATTGGTCTGAACCCACTCGACTTTCTGGTGGTGGCGGTCGTGACCATCTTCCTATGCGGGGCGGCTGCCTACATCCCTGCACGAGTGGCCGCACGGGTTGAACCCGTGAAGGCCATCCGCTTCGAATAA
- a CDS encoding 6-pyruvoyl trahydropterin synthase family protein: MYELMVRRDFVAQHYLTVPNCGPENEWHSHHFDVEVALEGGTLNEHGYLVDIVEVEEVLESLVDRYEDATLNDLPEFEGLNPSIEHFSRIFCTALTEQLDTTQLETVTVKIWEDDTAWASYTA; this comes from the coding sequence ATGTACGAACTGATGGTTCGCCGCGACTTCGTGGCGCAGCACTATCTCACCGTCCCCAACTGTGGCCCCGAAAACGAGTGGCATTCGCACCACTTTGACGTTGAGGTCGCGCTGGAGGGAGGCACCCTCAACGAACACGGATACCTTGTCGACATCGTGGAGGTGGAAGAGGTCCTTGAGTCTCTCGTGGACCGGTATGAAGACGCCACCCTGAACGACCTGCCCGAGTTCGAGGGACTGAACCCGAGCATCGAGCATTTTTCCCGCATTTTCTGTACGGCACTGACGGAGCAACTGGACACGACACAACTGGAGACCGTCACCGTGAAAATCTGGGAGGACGATACTGCGTGGGCCTCTTACACGGCGTAA
- a CDS encoding redoxin domain-containing protein: MSTTHPLSKGDRAPNFTLYTDEAQPWELSDHLDQPVVLLFFPGAFTSVCTTELNAVNNDLGSFDPAHVVGISTDSPAVLSEFRSTQQFDFPLLSDHDAEVCAEYGAKYDQNFTDMELDRVAKRSAFIVDEAGTIQYAEILDDAGQHPDFDALKETVQRLHE; encoded by the coding sequence ATGAGCACGACTCACCCGCTTTCCAAGGGAGACCGCGCCCCGAACTTTACGCTCTACACGGACGAGGCACAGCCGTGGGAACTGTCCGATCATCTCGATCAGCCCGTCGTCCTTCTGTTCTTCCCCGGCGCGTTCACCAGTGTGTGCACGACGGAGTTGAATGCCGTAAACAATGACCTCGGCTCATTCGACCCGGCACACGTCGTTGGCATCTCGACGGACTCTCCGGCCGTTCTTTCGGAGTTCCGATCCACGCAGCAGTTTGACTTTCCTCTCCTTAGCGACCACGACGCGGAAGTCTGTGCAGAGTACGGGGCGAAGTACGATCAGAATTTCACCGATATGGAACTGGACCGCGTCGCCAAACGGTCGGCCTTTATTGTTGACGAGGCAGGCACGATCCAGTACGCCGAAATCCTTGATGATGCGGGTCAGCACCCGGACTTCGATGCCCTGAAGGAGACCGTTCAGCGATTACATGAGTAG
- the ribA gene encoding GTP cyclohydrolase II produces MEIPSVDRLTSARIPTVDGEFSLSLYENSKDDKDHLALACGDVENGEDVLVRVHSECFTGDVLGSLRCDCGEQLDASMRRIAKNGQGILIYLRQEGRGIGLLSKLRAYNLQDDGYDTVEANRILGHGADERDYAIAARILDDLGVSSTQILTNNPQKIESLAEHGVEITERISLEPHVNRHNAEYLRTKVNRMRHILDLGPANGHAQGNAHGTSLRDLKQRIDRHFAEEGQPFVTVTYAQSLDGSIASESGTPLPISSEQALQFTHQLRALHDGILVGIGTVLSDDPRLTVRRNDGTHPVPIVLDSSLRFPLDAQLLTGDGPDPLIVTSPEADADRKERLEARGGTVIELSCGPEGGICVKTLLRTLGDRDFSSVMVEGGTSILTSFLRRRCAQRVIVTMAPMFVGGTPALSSLSPEDQDTHARSDFPRLDNIQQRWYGEDLVLEGDPVWPVASE; encoded by the coding sequence ATGGAAATACCTTCCGTCGATCGGTTGACGAGTGCCCGCATTCCCACTGTAGATGGTGAGTTTTCGCTCTCCCTATACGAAAACAGTAAGGACGACAAAGATCACTTGGCACTCGCGTGCGGGGACGTAGAGAATGGCGAGGACGTTCTAGTGCGCGTACACTCTGAATGCTTCACCGGAGACGTTCTTGGGTCCCTGCGCTGCGACTGTGGGGAGCAGCTTGACGCATCGATGCGACGGATTGCGAAGAACGGCCAAGGGATCCTTATCTACCTCCGCCAGGAGGGACGTGGAATTGGCCTCCTCAGCAAGCTTCGCGCCTACAATCTCCAGGACGATGGGTACGACACCGTCGAGGCGAACCGAATCCTTGGGCACGGGGCCGATGAGCGTGACTACGCCATCGCTGCGCGAATCCTTGATGACCTGGGAGTGTCGTCCACTCAGATCTTGACCAACAACCCGCAGAAGATCGAGAGCCTCGCGGAACATGGGGTTGAAATCACAGAACGGATTTCGCTTGAGCCCCATGTGAACCGGCACAATGCGGAGTATCTCCGGACGAAGGTGAACCGGATGCGTCACATCTTGGACCTGGGGCCCGCGAACGGGCACGCCCAAGGCAACGCCCACGGGACTTCTCTTCGTGACTTGAAGCAACGGATTGATCGGCACTTCGCAGAGGAGGGTCAGCCGTTCGTGACGGTGACGTACGCGCAGAGCCTGGACGGATCGATCGCTTCCGAGTCGGGCACACCACTTCCCATCAGCAGTGAACAGGCCCTTCAGTTCACACACCAGCTCCGTGCGCTTCACGACGGCATTCTTGTCGGTATCGGAACCGTGCTCTCCGATGACCCGCGCCTCACTGTTCGGCGGAACGACGGGACACATCCGGTTCCGATCGTGCTGGATTCGTCGCTTCGCTTCCCGCTCGATGCGCAGCTTCTTACGGGTGACGGCCCGGATCCGCTTATTGTGACGAGTCCCGAGGCCGACGCGGACCGCAAAGAGCGACTTGAGGCGCGCGGGGGCACCGTCATTGAACTGTCCTGTGGACCCGAGGGGGGGATCTGCGTCAAAACGCTTCTACGCACCCTTGGCGACCGAGACTTTTCCAGTGTGATGGTGGAAGGGGGGACGAGCATTCTCACCTCTTTCCTGCGGCGTCGGTGTGCTCAGCGCGTGATTGTGACCATGGCCCCGATGTTTGTGGGCGGAACGCCGGCCCTCTCGTCTCTCTCCCCCGAAGACCAGGACACACACGCTCGGTCTGACTTTCCCCGGCTGGACAACATCCAGCAGCGGTGGTATGGAGAGGATTTGGTTTTGGAGGGCGACCCTGTGTGGCCCGTCGCATCTGAATGA
- a CDS encoding LacI family DNA-binding transcriptional regulator encodes MPKDAKDDPSQSKATIYDVADHAGVAISTVSRVLNDSEDVAEQTRDKVMRAIQELQFRPNRTAKSLAQRSTRTIAVALPTFTTPFHNELLKGVRDRLDEEDVDLLLCDLEWEAPKHSLRSFLEGGAMDGLLLVGVTPDEELADELRMLGGPVVLVGAELDGFDSFYWEEQPGAELAVNHLIDQEYTRIGAITTPHDTYVRNERIAGYRQALENAGIEFNSDLVVHGHTSKHDGFSEESGYEAMQDLLALDEPVEAAFASSDVQAIGAWQALREEGFEVPDDFAFVGYDDIKVSRFIGLSSVAQNMHNVGNEGTDLLLDRLEKRGPEQYTSRLVEPELHVRKSSQRPS; translated from the coding sequence ATGCCCAAGGACGCAAAGGACGATCCGAGTCAGTCGAAGGCCACAATCTACGATGTCGCCGATCATGCTGGCGTGGCCATCTCAACCGTCTCGCGAGTGCTAAACGATTCGGAGGATGTGGCCGAGCAGACCCGCGATAAGGTGATGCGGGCCATTCAGGAGCTTCAGTTCCGCCCAAACCGGACTGCGAAGTCTCTTGCCCAACGCTCCACGCGAACAATCGCCGTGGCGCTTCCCACCTTCACGACGCCCTTTCACAATGAGCTTCTGAAGGGGGTGCGTGATCGGCTCGACGAGGAGGACGTGGACCTGCTGCTCTGCGACCTGGAATGGGAAGCCCCCAAGCACTCCCTGCGGAGCTTCCTCGAGGGCGGGGCCATGGATGGGCTCTTGCTTGTGGGCGTCACGCCGGACGAGGAACTCGCCGACGAGTTGCGGATGCTCGGAGGCCCGGTGGTGCTCGTCGGGGCTGAATTGGACGGCTTTGATTCCTTCTACTGGGAGGAACAGCCCGGTGCCGAGCTTGCGGTCAACCACCTCATCGACCAGGAGTACACCCGGATCGGCGCCATCACGACCCCCCACGATACCTATGTCCGCAACGAACGGATCGCTGGGTACCGCCAGGCACTGGAAAACGCGGGGATCGAGTTCAATTCAGACCTTGTGGTGCACGGTCACACCAGCAAGCACGACGGGTTCAGCGAGGAATCCGGCTACGAGGCGATGCAGGATCTCCTGGCCCTCGACGAACCCGTCGAGGCCGCCTTTGCCAGCAGCGATGTCCAGGCAATCGGCGCATGGCAGGCACTCCGGGAAGAAGGGTTTGAAGTGCCCGACGACTTTGCCTTTGTCGGGTACGACGACATCAAGGTAAGCCGGTTCATCGGGCTGAGTAGCGTCGCCCAAAACATGCACAATGTCGGGAACGAGGGCACCGATCTTCTCCTGGACCGATTGGAAAAACGAGGTCCTGAGCAGTACACCTCCCGCTTGGTAGAGCCGGAACTCCACGTTCGGAAATCGAGCCAGCGTCCCAGCTAG
- the pruA gene encoding L-glutamate gamma-semialdehyde dehydrogenase: MKNAYPEAPSPENEPVRSYAPGSEDRRSVQERLRELKNQTIEIPAFIGGTPVYPGSTSEVVPPHDHQHVLGEVHQSGGDAVDDAINAAMEAKAEWAAMDFSDRAAIFLRAADLIAGPYRDTLNAATMLGQGKSIHQAEIDAACELIDFLRFNVHYAEQIYRDQPNDSQGIWNQMQYRPLEGFVLAVTPFNFTAIQGNLPTAPALMGNTVLWKPASRSVYSAFFFYKILEEAGLPPGVINMLPADDGAAVGTPALQSEHFAGLHFTGSVGTFDHLWSTIGDNLDTYRTYPTIVGETGGKDFIVGHPSAHVEQLATAILRGSFEYQGQKCSAASRLYMPESIWPDVRHELTTQLDEVNVGPPEDFTNFLNAVIDQRAFDKIVGYIEQARESDDAEVIYGGDYDDSTGYFIEPTIIRAHAPKETTMCEEIFGPVTTVYVYPDEEFASTLTLVDETSPYGLTGAIFARDRAAIKLASDVLEQAAGNFYINDKPTGAVVGEQPFGGARRSGTNDKAGSASNLMRWVSPRAIKENLNPPTHYGYAWNQPDAAETTEAPREAGDGAVA; encoded by the coding sequence ATGAAGAACGCATATCCCGAAGCGCCCTCCCCAGAGAACGAACCGGTTCGCTCCTATGCACCCGGATCAGAAGACCGTCGGTCCGTTCAGGAGCGACTCAGGGAACTGAAAAACCAGACCATCGAAATCCCTGCCTTCATTGGGGGAACCCCTGTGTATCCGGGCTCGACCTCCGAGGTCGTTCCCCCTCATGATCACCAGCACGTGCTTGGGGAGGTGCACCAGTCTGGGGGCGACGCCGTCGACGACGCGATCAACGCGGCCATGGAGGCGAAGGCCGAATGGGCCGCGATGGACTTTTCGGATCGAGCTGCCATTTTCCTTCGCGCCGCCGACCTGATTGCCGGGCCCTACCGGGATACCCTCAACGCGGCGACGATGTTGGGACAGGGGAAAAGCATCCACCAGGCCGAGATCGACGCGGCCTGCGAGCTCATCGACTTCCTCCGGTTTAATGTCCACTACGCGGAACAGATTTACCGCGACCAGCCGAATGACTCGCAGGGCATCTGGAATCAGATGCAGTACCGGCCGCTCGAAGGCTTCGTGCTCGCCGTCACGCCCTTCAACTTCACTGCCATCCAGGGCAATCTTCCGACGGCCCCTGCCCTGATGGGCAACACGGTGCTGTGGAAGCCGGCCTCTCGATCCGTGTACTCGGCGTTTTTCTTCTACAAGATCCTAGAGGAGGCAGGCCTTCCCCCCGGCGTGATCAACATGCTGCCGGCCGACGACGGCGCGGCAGTGGGCACACCCGCACTGCAGTCTGAACATTTTGCGGGCCTCCACTTCACGGGATCGGTCGGGACGTTTGACCACCTCTGGTCCACGATTGGCGACAACCTGGACACGTACCGGACCTACCCGACCATTGTCGGGGAAACGGGGGGCAAAGACTTCATCGTCGGGCACCCTTCAGCCCACGTCGAGCAGCTGGCAACTGCTATTTTGCGCGGCTCATTCGAATATCAGGGGCAGAAGTGCTCCGCCGCCTCCCGGCTCTACATGCCCGAGTCGATCTGGCCGGATGTTCGGCACGAACTCACGACCCAGTTGGACGAAGTCAACGTCGGCCCGCCAGAAGACTTTACCAACTTCCTGAATGCGGTCATCGACCAGCGGGCGTTTGACAAGATTGTGGGCTACATCGAGCAGGCCCGTGAGTCCGACGACGCCGAGGTTATCTACGGGGGAGACTATGACGACTCAACCGGGTACTTCATCGAGCCGACGATCATCCGCGCTCACGCCCCGAAAGAAACGACCATGTGCGAGGAAATCTTCGGGCCCGTGACGACGGTCTACGTGTATCCGGACGAAGAATTTGCTTCTACCCTCACCCTGGTGGATGAGACCTCCCCGTACGGACTCACCGGCGCGATCTTCGCGCGCGATCGTGCGGCCATCAAGTTGGCGAGTGACGTTCTCGAACAGGCCGCCGGCAACTTTTACATCAACGACAAGCCGACCGGCGCGGTGGTCGGGGAGCAACCCTTCGGTGGAGCTCGACGGTCGGGAACCAACGACAAGGCCGGATCTGCCTCCAACCTCATGCGATGGGTCTCCCCTCGCGCCATCAAAGAGAACCTGAACCCGCCCACCCACTACGGATACGCCTGGAATCAACCCGACGCTGCGGAGACGACAGAAGCCCCTCGAGAAGCCGGGGACGGTGCGGTCGCGTAG
- a CDS encoding zinc-dependent alcohol dehydrogenase, with amino-acid sequence MADATRQRVQFTAPGEVEVVTESVPDPAPDEVVVRTKCSAVSPGTERLVYEGHVPEDLAADTTIEAFEGADFSYPISYGYACVGKVETVGSDVDSEWEGCTVFSFQPHVSRFVTSPDTLIRVPDSVSVADAALIPSVETAVNLVMDGRPMVGEQVIVLGQGVVGLLTTQLLSRHPLGALWAVEPSAPRRALSASLGATAVASSSELELDPQTDTPSSDASRADLMFELTGQPSVLNDAVQGTAFSGRIVVGSWYGTKTAPLDLGRHFHRSRIQIISSQVSTIAPSLRGRWTKDRRMSVVLDLLPTLTPSDLISQAFSLDEAPAAYEQLSTDPSMLQPVFEYD; translated from the coding sequence ATGGCAGATGCGACCCGCCAGCGGGTTCAGTTCACAGCACCGGGGGAGGTTGAGGTCGTGACTGAGTCCGTTCCGGATCCTGCGCCCGACGAGGTGGTCGTGCGTACGAAGTGCTCGGCCGTGAGTCCCGGCACCGAGCGGCTTGTGTACGAGGGACACGTTCCGGAAGACCTCGCGGCCGATACCACGATTGAGGCGTTCGAGGGTGCCGATTTTTCCTACCCGATTTCTTACGGATATGCCTGCGTCGGGAAGGTCGAGACTGTAGGCAGCGATGTCGACAGCGAGTGGGAGGGATGTACTGTCTTTTCGTTCCAGCCCCACGTGTCGCGGTTCGTAACGTCCCCAGACACCCTCATCCGCGTGCCTGACTCTGTGTCCGTCGCGGACGCTGCACTGATCCCGTCCGTGGAGACGGCCGTGAATTTAGTCATGGATGGGCGGCCCATGGTCGGGGAGCAGGTTATCGTGCTCGGTCAGGGCGTCGTGGGACTGCTCACCACCCAGCTATTGTCTCGGCATCCGCTCGGTGCACTCTGGGCCGTCGAGCCGTCGGCTCCGCGACGGGCCCTATCGGCATCGTTGGGGGCGACGGCCGTGGCGTCTTCGTCGGAGCTGGAGCTGGATCCGCAGACCGACACCCCCAGCTCGGACGCCTCGCGTGCCGACCTGATGTTTGAGCTGACGGGGCAGCCATCCGTGCTGAACGATGCGGTTCAGGGTACGGCATTTAGCGGGCGCATCGTGGTGGGGTCCTGGTACGGCACCAAAACGGCCCCCCTTGACCTCGGGCGTCACTTCCACCGTTCCCGGATACAGATCATTTCCAGTCAAGTTAGCACCATCGCTCCGTCGCTCCGGGGCCGATGGACAAAAGACCGACGCATGTCCGTGGTGCTCGACCTGTTGCCCACCCTTACTCCGAGCGACCTCATTTCACAGGCGTTTTCCCTCGACGAGGCCCCTGCAGCATACGAGCAGCTCTCGACTGATCCCTCGATGCTCCAGCCCGTATTCGAGTACGACTAA
- a CDS encoding nitrilase-related carbon-nitrogen hydrolase produces MPVRAAYLQFAPAYLEVDQNLAAVESLLRSVEADLIVLPELFTSGYFFQSKDDLEKVAEPIPNGQSVAALRSWADALGATLVAGLAERDGDNFYNSAVIVRPDGRVDTYRKVHLFYEETTLFEPGDLGFRVFEVDSSAGTSYRLGVMVCFDWYFPEAARTLALRGADVIAHPSNLVLPHCPDSMPVRARENHVFTITANRHGREEKEGESLRFIGMSEVCGPSGTILTRAEESANVVGIVEVDPHEARDRGINAHNDVLGDRRPDTYATDPMGATVTPSG; encoded by the coding sequence GTGCCCGTGAGAGCTGCCTATCTCCAATTTGCCCCGGCGTATCTTGAGGTGGATCAGAACCTTGCCGCGGTCGAGTCGCTACTTCGTTCCGTGGAAGCAGATCTGATTGTTCTGCCCGAGTTGTTTACGTCCGGGTACTTCTTTCAGTCAAAAGACGATTTGGAAAAGGTTGCCGAGCCGATCCCGAACGGGCAGTCCGTGGCTGCGCTGCGGTCTTGGGCCGACGCGCTCGGGGCAACGCTCGTGGCGGGGCTGGCGGAGCGGGACGGAGACAATTTTTACAACAGCGCGGTGATTGTTCGGCCCGACGGTCGGGTAGACACGTACCGCAAGGTTCACCTCTTCTACGAGGAGACGACCCTGTTCGAGCCCGGGGACCTGGGCTTTCGGGTCTTTGAGGTGGACTCCTCAGCGGGGACATCGTACCGTCTCGGGGTCATGGTCTGCTTCGACTGGTATTTTCCCGAGGCAGCCCGCACGCTTGCTCTCAGAGGGGCAGACGTGATTGCACATCCCTCGAACCTGGTCCTTCCACACTGTCCCGATTCCATGCCGGTTCGGGCCCGTGAGAACCACGTGTTCACCATTACGGCCAACCGGCACGGACGAGAAGAAAAGGAGGGGGAGTCCCTCCGCTTTATTGGGATGAGCGAAGTGTGTGGCCCCTCGGGCACCATTTTGACGCGGGCCGAAGAGTCGGCGAACGTGGTGGGGATTGTTGAGGTTGATCCACACGAGGCCCGGGACCGTGGCATCAATGCCCACAACGACGTGCTTGGGGACCGTCGCCCCGATACGTACGCCACAGATCCGATGGGGGCGACGGTAACGCCGAGCGGTTAG